A section of the Triticum dicoccoides isolate Atlit2015 ecotype Zavitan chromosome 7A, WEW_v2.0, whole genome shotgun sequence genome encodes:
- the LOC119332002 gene encoding thioredoxin domain-containing protein PLP3B-like translates to MDPDEVKSKLQGLAFGNVLAAAARDYKKEVIAKEKAQAAPAIHDEVDLDELLDDPELEKLHAERLAALKREVEKREVLKRQGHGEYREITEGDFLGEVTRGDKVICHFYHREFYRCKIMDKHLKALAPVYLGTKFVKLDAENAPFFVAKLAIKTLPCVILFKKGIALDRLVGFDDLGSKDDFSTRALENVLKRKGIIEEKKKDDDDEDDETDMSKDRRVRSSTAYDSDSD, encoded by the exons ATGGATCCGGACGAGGTGAAGTCGAAGCTCCAAGGCCTGGCCTTCGGCAACGtcctggccgccgccgcccgcgactaCAAGAAG GAAGTTATAGCTAAAGAGAAGGCTCAAGCAGCACCTGCGATCCATGATGAAGTCGATCTTGATGAGTTACTGGAT GACCCAGAGCTTGAGAAATTGCATGCTGAACGGCTTGCTGCTCTTAAG AGAGAGGTCGAGAAGCGtgaggtgctaaagaggcaaggtcATGGTGAATACAGGGAAATAACCGAAGGGGACTTCTTAGGAGAGGTCACTCGTGGTGACAAGGTCATCTGTCATTTCTACCATCGTGAATTTTACCGCTGCAA GATCATGGATAAGCATTTGAAGGCACTTGCACCGGTCTATTTGGGAACTAAATTCGTCAAGCTTGATGCCGAA AATGCTCCCTTCTTTGTGGCAAAACTAGCAATCAAAACGTTGCCATGTGTTATATTGTTCAA GAAGGGTATTGCTCTTGATCGGTTGGTTGGTTTCGATGACCTTGGAAGTAAAGATGATTTTTCTACCAGGGCTTTGGAAAATGTACTGAAGAGGAAAG GTATAATTGAGGAAAAGAAGAAAGAcgatgatgacgaagatgatgagacTGACATGTCAAAGGATAGGAGGGTTAGATCTTCCACTGCTTACGATTCGGATTCAGATTGA
- the LOC119328071 gene encoding uncharacterized protein LOC119328071: MDWYEWLRRAGLGEDLAAEYALLFARNELGAADVRHLDHAFLATMGVAVAKHRLEILKLARRESSASAAITVLPWRATRLLAAAAQRSARSLAGCLRSAARRGRSKAAVAPRPLALCHQGVAGPARWKGAPTAADGRGVTKRKLAALLARVGKPMHTLTNSAGRKGTRNSAAPTTYMATAIAAGCFTSTETCGSDYDADDDEDEDAETDDGGGEDPETPWESMFEDLKPT; the protein is encoded by the coding sequence ATGGACTGGTACGAGTGGCTGCGCAGGGCGGGGCTGGGCGAGGACCTGGCCGCCGAGTACGCGCTCCTGTTCGCGCGCAACGAGCTCGGCGCCGCCGACGTGCGCCACCTCGACCACGCCTTCCTCGCCACCATGGGCGTCGCCGTCGCCAAGCACCGCCTCGAGATCCTCAAGCTCGCCCGGAGGGagtcctccgcctccgccgccatcaCCGTCCTGCCGTGGCGCGCCACCAggctgctcgccgccgccgcgcagcgGTCGGCCCGCTCCCTCGCCGGCTGCCTCCGCTCCGCCGCGCGCCGGGGCAGGTCCAAGGCCGCCGTCGCGCCGCGCCCGCTGGCGCTCTGCCACCAGGGCGTGGCGGGGCCGGCGCGGTGGAAGGGCGCGCCCACGGCCGCGGACGGCCGCGGGGTCACGAAgaggaagctggcggccctcctggCTCGCGTGGGCAAGCCCATGCACACGCTCACCAACAGCGCCGGACGAAAGGGGACAAGGAACTCCGCGGCGCCGACGACGTACATGGCCACGGCGATCGCGGCGGGGTGCTTCACCAGCACGGAGACCTGCGGCAGCGACtacgacgccgacgacgacgaggacgaggacgccgagacggacgacggcggcggcgaggacccGGAGACGCCGTGGGAGTCCATGTTCGAGGATCTGAAGCCCACCTAG